CATCTTTCCAGTGCTTGCGGGTCATTCCCGTCTTCGGGCTTAAAGCATAATCAGGCTGCTCCAACCAGAAAACATTATCGTTTTCCGGATTAGAAGCAGCCTGATTATTTGCTTGCGCAATTCCCATTGAAAGGAAACCCGCAAGCAAAAATAATTTCAGGTGAAATCTCATTTTCTTATGAATTTGATTGAGACATTAAAAAGTCGGTGTAACTTGTTTGATGGTTCCGTCTTCATTGAACTCCATCTTATCAAGGCAAACTTCGCGGTGGAAACCTGCTGGATCCCCCATTTTGATTCCGTCAGGATATGGGAAACGGTGGTAAACGATATACCATTCGTCTTTTCCAGGAATCTGCAAAACAGAATTATGACCGGTTCCGTAAATTCCTTTTTCCGGAGCTTTAGCAATGACAATATTGTTAGCCGGAATATCCAATGGACCAAGAGGAGACTTAGACATACCGTAACGAACCTTATAGTTCGGGCTGCGGGTATCATCATCCGACCACAAGAAATAGTAAGTGCCTTTTCTGTAGAAAACATAAGTTCCTTCGCGGAAAGTACGGTCAACCTTGATGGTTTTGATTGTCTCTTTTTTGATTGAAACCATGTCTTTGTTCAATTCGGCAACCGCCATATATCCGTTCCCCCAGTAAAGATAACATTTTTTGCTGACTGGATCCTGAAAAACATCCGGGTCAATCTCCTGACCACCTCTTACGCCTGCAGGTCTTTCTGCAACAATCGGTTTGCCTGAATCCTTAAACGGACCGGTTGGATTATCCGCAACTGCTACTCCAATCTTCTGAGCAGCTGTAAAATAATAATAGTATCTATACTTCTTGCCTTTGCCCATTTCAATGATACAGGGAGCCCACGCGTTGCGATTTGCCCAGGAAACATCTTTCTTCAGGTCGAGGATAACTCCTTCATCTTTCCAGTTTTTCAAATCGGAAGATGAGAATGTTTTGAAGTAAGTTCCACTCCATCCGTCAAAGCCATCACTGGTCGGATAAATATAATATTTGCCGGTCTTTTTAGCGTAAAGCACTTCTGGGTCGGCAAAGTAACCGGTTAATACCGGATTATTCTGAGTAAATGTGAAGTTTGCAGGTCTTCCCCATTTTGCAATCAGGGCATTCAGCTCCTGGCGGGTAATAGGCATTACCGTTCCGTGACGTGGATGGAAATCCATAGTCACATCCTGGTCAATTACCGTAAAGTTTGTCAGATCCGAACTTCTGGTAAACTGATATTTTCCTTTCATGTACATATCGTACATCAGGACATAGTCGTTAGTGTTATTCAGTTTAAAGGTTCCGGCTCCTTCTACAGCTTCTGGTGTCTGCTGAAGGTATTTATCATATTCCTCCCATTTTCCGGAAGTCAGATCTTTTGTTGTCGCTCTTTTGATGCCATTGCCGTGGCCTTCGGTTTTATAAAACAGATAAAAGGTAGAGTCTTTATAAACGATATCACCGTCGATACACGATTTCTTATCAGCCGGAACAAACAACGGTTTGGGTTCACCTTCAAGATCGGTAAAATCTTTATTGGCATAAGCATAATAGATGACATCCGGTCCGCCACTATACTGCATTGACCAGTAGATCAGGTATTTCTTTGCATTGGCATCATAAATCGTTTGCGGAGCCCATACGCGTTTCAGGTTTTCCTGCCCCGCATATTTCTTTTGAATATTGATTACAGTCGATTTCCAGTTTACCAGGTTATCAGATTTCAACAATACCATAGCACGGTTGGAATCCCAACCTTTGGCACATACCATATCCGTCGCTACCATGTAGAATGTACCATCTTCGCCACGCAGGATATGCGGATCGCGTACTCCTCCTGTTTCACTGATGGCTGCGGAATTCAGTACGGGCTGATTATTATTCAGCGCATAATAGTTATACCCATTGCTACTGACGGCAAAGTGAATAGACTCGTCGGCTTTGGCATTTCCTGTAAAATAGACAAAAAGATAAGCCACAAAATCTTTCGGCTGTAATGCCGGTAACAATTCTCCAGCGAATGAACTCATTAATTTGCCGGCAAATAATAAGAAAAAGAGAAGCGCTCTTTTCCACTGACCTTTTTTCATGTACGTTAATGATTAATTATAGATTAAATTTGATTCCAACGATAGATTTGAAAACCTGTAAACATTATGCTTTTCTCATCATCAAGCACAACTATTGATATTACAAAATTAGGGCAATTGAATAAAAAGCAAGATACAGTAATTAGTCAGAATAGTACATTATCAGGTCATTTTGTCATTAATCTCAGGGCGAATTATTATTGTAACTGAATTGATCGTCTTCTCCTGATTTATTTTTCGCCAGTTTCATTACATAACACATTATACAACGGAAAAATCTATTCTGTTGCTTGAGTAAGCAGTCGAATATCCCCCGGGGAGTACTTTGTATTAAGCAATTTTCAGAGGCTCAAATCCCGATAACCCCTTATAAATTCGTAATATTGCAGTGAAATTCACCATCACCATTTATTGACCATGATCAGATACAGACTAAGTTTTCTTATTCTTCTTTTAGTTGTATTCTTTCAGAATCTATTTTCTGAGCCCTCCCGTCTCCATTTCGAGAATTTTCCTTACTCAGATAAGCTTCCATCCAACTCTGTCATCCGCATCTTTAACGATAAGGAGGGTTACATGTGGTTTGGGACCAAAGACGGGTTATGCCGTTTTGACGGTTACGATGTGAAAGTATTCCGTTCGAGCGCTTTTACTCCCGGCAAATTGACCAACAATGAAATTCAATGCATTGCCGAAGACAATAATAACCGGATCTGGGTAGGTACGCTGGAAGGTATTAATATTATTGACAAGAAAAGCTATTCGATCACCACGCTCGATAATCCTTATCTTAAAAAAGAACGAATCAACAACCTGGTTATTGATTCTAAAGGCTACATCTGGGTAGCGACATCCAATAACGGGGTATTGTGTTTTGAACCCAATTCAGAACATTACATCCGGTATTCCACCGATGCAAACTCTCCTTTAAAGTTAAAATACAACTCAGTCAGCCAGATTTTCGAAGACCGTGCGAGTCGCATCTGGCTCTCAACCTGGAAAGGCGGGGCTTGCTGGATAGACAAATCGAGAAAGAAGATCTCATTTGCCCCTCAAATAGGTGCATCTAATAATCCGTTCCGCATTATGCAGGATAAGAGCGGACTCTACTGGGTCTGTACCTGGGGCGACGGCATTTTCAATATGACAGTCGATGCGGCTAACAGAATCACGGTTCGCCCTTTGCCGGTCTCAGCCCAATCGTCTAAAAAGGTAGATGATATTGTATATAGTATCGTTCAGGACGACAAGTACGGATACATCTGGGCTATCACATTCAATGGTTTAATCCTTATTTCCAAAGATAACGCGAATTCCTACGTCGTATCTGATGCAGATAAGTTTTTCACCTCCTCTTCCAATAAACTATTTCACGAAATCATCAAAGACCGGAAGGGCAATTTGTGGCTCGGTTCTGTTGGTGATGGTCTGTTTAAGCTCGACTTCAATAAGCTTGTCATCAACAACTATCCGTTGAGCGAGTTTATCAGCAGTTACAATTTCGCCCCTTATATCACCCGTTTTTGCGAACTACCATCTGGCGAAATCTATATTGTAGCCAACCGGATCGGTTTGTTCCAGTTTGATTTGAAAAGCGGCAATATCAAACGTCCCGCCAACACTGTTGCCAAAAACATGAGAAGCATCAGTGCTTTGAAATACATCTCAAAAAACAATGAAATCTGGATGGCAAATGAAGGGGATAACTACATCCAGACATTCCGTAAAAGCAGCTCCGGAGATTTGGATTATGTAAAAACCTTGCCTCTGGATAAAACACACTCCTCTGAAAATAGTATTTCAACGCTTTACG
The Parabacteroides sp. FAFU027 DNA segment above includes these coding regions:
- a CDS encoding family 43 glycosylhydrolase; translated protein: MSSFAGELLPALQPKDFVAYLFVYFTGNAKADESIHFAVSSNGYNYYALNNNQPVLNSAAISETGGVRDPHILRGEDGTFYMVATDMVCAKGWDSNRAMVLLKSDNLVNWKSTVINIQKKYAGQENLKRVWAPQTIYDANAKKYLIYWSMQYSGGPDVIYYAYANKDFTDLEGEPKPLFVPADKKSCIDGDIVYKDSTFYLFYKTEGHGNGIKRATTKDLTSGKWEEYDKYLQQTPEAVEGAGTFKLNNTNDYVLMYDMYMKGKYQFTRSSDLTNFTVIDQDVTMDFHPRHGTVMPITRQELNALIAKWGRPANFTFTQNNPVLTGYFADPEVLYAKKTGKYYIYPTSDGFDGWSGTYFKTFSSSDLKNWKDEGVILDLKKDVSWANRNAWAPCIIEMGKGKKYRYYYYFTAAQKIGVAVADNPTGPFKDSGKPIVAERPAGVRGGQEIDPDVFQDPVSKKCYLYWGNGYMAVAELNKDMVSIKKETIKTIKVDRTFREGTYVFYRKGTYYFLWSDDDTRSPNYKVRYGMSKSPLGPLDIPANNIVIAKAPEKGIYGTGHNSVLQIPGKDEWYIVYHRFPYPDGIKMGDPAGFHREVCLDKMEFNEDGTIKQVTPTF